A single region of the Arthrobacter sp. zg-Y20 genome encodes:
- a CDS encoding helix-turn-helix transcriptional regulator, with amino-acid sequence MDSEDTGSASTGSAGTASAGVASAGTRSRRLENITLIRRVRDRIDREYARPLNVEELARAVYLSAGHLSREFRRIYGESPYSYLMTRRIERAMTLLRRGDLSVTEICFAVGFSSLGTFSTRFTELVGVPPSTYRRSHAPDAAGIPPCQAKQVTRPVRNQEAHAGARA; translated from the coding sequence ATGGATTCGGAGGACACGGGTTCGGCAAGCACGGGGTCGGCAGGTACAGCTTCGGCAGGTGTAGCTTCGGCAGGCACCCGGTCCCGGCGACTGGAGAACATCACGCTGATCCGCCGCGTTCGGGACCGGATCGATCGGGAGTATGCCCGGCCCCTGAACGTGGAGGAGCTGGCGCGCGCGGTGTATCTGTCCGCGGGACACCTCAGCCGTGAGTTCCGCCGCATCTATGGTGAGTCGCCGTATTCCTACCTGATGACCCGGCGGATTGAGCGCGCCATGACCTTATTGAGGCGCGGGGACCTCAGCGTGACGGAGATCTGCTTTGCGGTGGGTTTCTCCTCACTGGGCACCTTCAGCACCCGTTTCACCGAATTGGTGGGGGTGCCGCCCAGCACCTACCGGCGCAGCCATGCTCCGGACGCGGCGGGCATTCCACCGTGCCAGGCGAAGCAGGTGACCAGACCGGTCAGGAATCAAGAAGCGCACGCTGGCGCCCGCGCGTAG
- a CDS encoding choice-of-anchor A family protein — protein MQNLKLRKALVLPSVCSLAAGLAVAGTLFTAPAAAALAPVNPVRINDAAPANSGFLVFVEGNTAINADESEGSIAIGGNLSFSTSYNIAISEVLQTPTAPGDPAPVSLWVGGGIAWPDNGSIVSVNQGTTKVGDTSTYTAYDVDPNGAQVNYRLTEFGQPYTSTPQINGTVRQTPASVAATEGIVDIPGAFTQYRALTQEMGACTETLALRNANGDPLPRPVAAGTNAYITLVEGQTNVLNLTAEELDALDVLTFTNQPTAATPLLVNVSGTSFNGTTPNLAGIGRDQAPYIMWNFPFATSVTATGGAALQGTLYAPNADVAWLTTQNIEGNIIAGSLTHGALNERETGPREIHSEAFATTLSCADPTPTPTPTPTPTPTPTPTPTPTPEPTPTPTTCPPTPTPTPTPTPTPTPTPTITPTPTITPTPTITPTPTITPTPTITPTPTITPTPTITPTPEPTTTRACLPAANPLPAQTVRPQLPNTGTGPAALRWLSAALVLAGGTGIYLARGRGSRE, from the coding sequence ATGCAAAATTTGAAGCTCCGTAAGGCCCTGGTCCTACCTTCCGTCTGCAGCCTGGCGGCAGGGCTTGCAGTGGCAGGAACGCTGTTCACGGCTCCCGCGGCCGCGGCACTGGCGCCGGTCAATCCTGTCCGGATCAACGACGCCGCCCCGGCGAACTCAGGATTCCTCGTTTTTGTGGAAGGAAATACGGCCATCAATGCAGATGAATCGGAAGGTTCCATCGCAATTGGAGGGAACCTGAGCTTCAGCACCTCCTACAACATCGCCATTTCGGAAGTACTCCAGACACCCACTGCACCCGGTGATCCGGCTCCGGTGTCGCTTTGGGTCGGGGGAGGAATCGCCTGGCCGGACAACGGGTCAATCGTCAGCGTGAACCAGGGCACCACGAAGGTCGGGGACACGAGCACCTACACGGCGTACGACGTGGACCCGAACGGCGCTCAAGTGAATTACCGGTTGACCGAGTTCGGTCAGCCGTACACGTCCACGCCCCAGATCAATGGCACGGTCCGCCAGACTCCCGCATCCGTCGCCGCGACCGAGGGCATTGTCGACATTCCCGGCGCTTTCACCCAATACCGGGCGCTCACCCAGGAGATGGGGGCCTGCACCGAGACCTTGGCACTGCGCAACGCCAACGGCGATCCGTTGCCCCGTCCGGTGGCTGCCGGGACCAACGCCTACATCACCCTCGTGGAAGGCCAGACCAACGTCCTGAACCTCACGGCCGAGGAACTGGACGCCCTGGACGTCCTTACCTTCACCAACCAGCCCACCGCGGCCACACCATTGCTGGTCAATGTCTCTGGGACCTCGTTCAACGGAACCACCCCGAACCTTGCCGGCATAGGCCGGGACCAAGCACCGTATATCATGTGGAACTTCCCTTTCGCCACCAGTGTTACCGCCACGGGAGGGGCCGCCCTGCAGGGAACGTTGTATGCACCGAACGCGGACGTCGCTTGGCTCACCACCCAGAACATTGAAGGAAACATTATCGCGGGCTCGCTCACCCACGGGGCTTTGAACGAGCGGGAGACAGGACCGCGCGAGATCCACAGTGAGGCGTTCGCCACCACGTTGAGCTGCGCAGATCCGACACCTACTCCCACTCCGACTCCGACGCCAACTCCCACTCCGACGCCGACTCCCACTCCCACTCCGGAGCCCACGCCCACCCCCACGACGTGCCCGCCGACCCCAACTCCCACCCCAACGCCCACCCCAACGCCCACTCCCACACCGACGATCACGCCGACCCCGACAATCACGCCTACTCCGACAATCACGCCGACCCCGACAATCACGCCTACTCCGACAATCACGCCGACCCCGACAATCACGCCTACTCCGACGATCACGCCTACTCCGGAACCGACCACTACTCGGGCCTGTCTGCCAGCCGCCAACCCGCTACCGGCCCAGACTGTGCGGCCCCAGCTACCCAACACTGGTACCGGGCCTGCGGCTCTGCGCTGGCTTTCCGCAGCGCTCGTGCTGGCAGGAGGCACGGGAATCTATCTTGCCCGGGGCCGTGGATCGCGCGAATAG
- a CDS encoding VOC family protein, with product MNLNIHYTFLPQTNAEAALGFYRDVLGFEVRNDVGYEDMRWITVGPVDQPETSIVLQPPAIDPGITDAERQTILDLIAKGVYSSVTLATDDLDGLFARLEAAGADVVQEPIDQDYGVRDCAFRDPTGNLIRINQIA from the coding sequence ATGAACCTCAACATTCATTACACCTTCCTTCCACAGACCAACGCCGAAGCCGCTTTGGGCTTTTACCGCGATGTCCTCGGCTTCGAGGTGCGCAACGACGTCGGCTACGAGGACATGCGGTGGATCACCGTTGGCCCCGTGGACCAGCCGGAGACTTCCATCGTGCTGCAGCCGCCGGCTATCGATCCGGGGATTACCGACGCCGAGCGGCAGACCATCCTGGACCTCATCGCCAAGGGTGTGTATTCGTCCGTGACGCTGGCCACCGATGACCTCGACGGGTTGTTCGCGCGGCTGGAAGCGGCCGGGGCCGACGTCGTCCAGGAACCCATCGATCAGGACTACGGTGTGCGCGACTGTGCGTTCCGGGATCCGACCGGAAACCTGATCCGGATCAACCAGATCGCTTAG
- a CDS encoding SDR family oxidoreductase, with protein MPVQGSVAVVYGAAGAIGSAVASAFAARGARLFLAGRTDEHLSRAAAGLRDLTAEPVSTHVLDAADPLAVEDFTREVISSAGRIDVVMNAVGIPLVQGIPLLEMPLADLLDPLTAWPRTQFLTARAAAGHMVRQQAGTILTLSASPARMSLAGVGGFAAACAAVEALTRTLAAELGPSGVRTVCLRPQRIAETLGDTPDLPMPVSEFRTFLESLTSSKTLPTLDDVARAAVFLADGGAEAMNGAVLNLSCGMSPD; from the coding sequence ATGCCGGTTCAAGGATCAGTTGCAGTTGTCTACGGAGCCGCGGGCGCCATCGGCAGCGCGGTGGCTTCGGCCTTCGCCGCCCGGGGCGCCCGGCTCTTCCTGGCGGGCAGGACGGACGAGCACCTGTCCCGAGCCGCCGCGGGGCTTCGGGACCTCACCGCCGAGCCGGTGTCGACGCACGTGCTGGATGCCGCCGATCCTCTGGCGGTGGAGGACTTCACCAGGGAGGTAATCTCTTCAGCCGGACGGATCGACGTCGTGATGAACGCCGTCGGAATCCCGCTGGTGCAGGGAATCCCGCTGCTGGAGATGCCGCTGGCCGACCTCCTGGACCCGCTCACGGCCTGGCCGCGGACACAGTTCCTGACCGCGCGGGCAGCAGCCGGGCACATGGTCCGGCAGCAGGCGGGGACCATCCTGACCCTCTCCGCCTCGCCCGCCCGGATGTCGCTGGCGGGCGTGGGCGGATTCGCCGCGGCCTGCGCCGCCGTCGAGGCCCTGACGCGTACACTGGCGGCCGAGCTGGGCCCCTCAGGTGTACGCACTGTTTGCCTTCGGCCGCAGCGGATCGCCGAAACACTGGGCGACACACCCGATCTGCCGATGCCGGTGAGCGAATTCCGGACCTTTCTGGAATCCCTGACCAGCAGTAAAACCCTGCCGACGCTCGACGACGTCGCCCGCGCGGCGGTTTTCCTTGCCGATGGCGGGGCCGAGGCCATGAACGGCGCCGTGCTGAACCTTAGCTGCGGCATGAGCCCGGATTAA
- the der gene encoding ribosome biogenesis GTPase Der codes for MNGKPLNDDTAGDWASAEEYIPAGTDSVNERLAAIDDDEAEVRARSLRAGLDDYELDEEDAALLDGGFDEFDEDAPLRQDPVVAIVGRPNVGKSTLVNRILGRREAVVEDTPGVTRDRVSYPATWNGVNFTLVDTGGWEHDARGIHARVADQAEIAVDHADAVMLVVDATVGITATDEAVVRMLRGKGKPVVVVANKVDDIQNEADASSLWGLGFGEPYPVSALHGRGTGDMLDAVLDVLPEYSAYGGLDRSGGPRRIALIGRPNVGKSSLLNKLAGSERVVVDDLAGTTRDPVDEMVELGGRTWRFVDTAGIRRRQHMAQGADFYASLRTQAALEKAEVAVVLLAVDEVLSEQDVRILQLAIESGRALVLAFNKWDLLDDDRRRYLKTEIERDLAHVEWAPHVNISAKTGWHKDKLVPALDTALENWDKRIPTGKLNAFLGELVAAHPHPVRGGKQPRILFGTQASSRPPKFVLFTTGFLDPGYRRFITRRLRETFGFEGTPIEVSMRVREKRGKNSKR; via the coding sequence ATGAACGGAAAACCTCTCAACGACGACACCGCCGGTGATTGGGCCTCCGCGGAGGAGTACATCCCCGCAGGAACCGACTCGGTCAACGAGCGCCTCGCAGCCATCGACGACGACGAGGCCGAGGTTCGCGCCCGCTCCCTCCGCGCCGGTCTTGACGACTACGAGCTCGACGAAGAAGACGCTGCCCTGCTGGACGGCGGCTTTGACGAATTCGACGAAGACGCACCCCTCCGCCAGGATCCCGTGGTGGCCATTGTCGGCCGCCCGAACGTCGGCAAGTCCACCCTGGTCAACCGCATCCTGGGCCGCCGCGAAGCGGTTGTCGAGGATACCCCCGGCGTCACCCGCGACCGGGTGTCCTACCCGGCCACCTGGAACGGCGTGAACTTCACCCTTGTGGACACCGGCGGCTGGGAACACGACGCCCGCGGCATCCACGCCCGCGTGGCCGACCAGGCCGAGATCGCCGTCGACCACGCCGACGCCGTCATGCTGGTGGTTGATGCCACAGTAGGCATCACCGCCACGGATGAAGCCGTGGTGCGGATGCTGCGCGGCAAGGGCAAGCCCGTCGTCGTCGTCGCCAACAAGGTGGACGACATCCAGAACGAAGCCGACGCCTCGTCCCTCTGGGGCCTGGGCTTTGGCGAGCCGTACCCGGTTTCGGCCCTGCATGGCCGCGGCACCGGCGACATGCTGGACGCCGTCCTGGACGTGCTGCCGGAGTACTCCGCCTACGGCGGACTGGACCGCTCCGGCGGTCCGCGCCGCATCGCCCTGATCGGCCGCCCGAACGTGGGCAAGTCCTCACTGCTGAACAAGCTGGCCGGATCCGAGCGCGTGGTTGTTGACGACCTCGCCGGCACCACCCGCGACCCGGTGGACGAAATGGTTGAACTGGGCGGCCGTACCTGGCGCTTCGTGGATACCGCAGGCATCCGCCGCCGCCAGCACATGGCCCAGGGTGCGGATTTCTATGCTTCGCTGCGTACCCAGGCCGCGCTGGAAAAGGCCGAGGTTGCCGTCGTGCTGCTGGCTGTGGACGAGGTCCTCAGCGAGCAGGATGTTCGCATCCTGCAGCTGGCGATCGAATCCGGCCGCGCACTGGTCCTCGCCTTCAACAAGTGGGACCTGCTCGACGACGACCGCCGCCGCTACCTCAAGACCGAAATCGAGCGCGACCTCGCCCACGTGGAGTGGGCCCCGCACGTGAACATCTCGGCCAAGACCGGCTGGCACAAGGACAAGCTGGTGCCCGCCCTGGACACCGCCCTGGAAAACTGGGACAAGCGCATCCCGACCGGCAAGCTCAACGCCTTCCTGGGCGAGCTTGTGGCCGCGCACCCGCACCCGGTCCGCGGCGGCAAGCAGCCCCGCATCCTCTTCGGCACGCAGGCGTCCTCCCGCCCGCCGAAGTTCGTGCTGTTCACCACCGGCTTCCTGGACCCGGGCTACCGCCGGTTCATCACCCGCCGCCTGCGCGAAACCTTCGGCTTCGAAGGAACGCCGATTGAGGTTTCCATGCGGGTGCGCGAGAAGCGCGGCAAGAACAGCAAGCGCTAA
- a CDS encoding PQQ-dependent sugar dehydrogenase — MSGAAAPDTITTGLDAPWSIVFFEGVPLVSERDSGRILELDGEGTSGEVGTVADAAGRGEGGLLGIAVRDGFLYAYLTAGEENRIERRELVGTAGSLQLGPPDTVLDGIPAGPVHNGGRIAFGPDGMLYATTGDAGNRASAQDLESVSGKILRMTPEGAAPGDNPFPGSLVYSYGHRNPQGIAWDANGVLYATEFGQDTWDELNVIVPGGNYGWPEAEGITGEAGFTDPVQQWTPDNASPSGMAVSNGYAYIANLRGQRMRRVPLSDPGSSAEYFAGEYGRLRDVVNAPDGSLWVLTNNTDGRGSPGPDDDRILRLEPEG, encoded by the coding sequence ATGTCTGGAGCTGCCGCCCCGGACACCATCACCACCGGCCTCGACGCCCCGTGGTCCATAGTGTTCTTTGAAGGCGTCCCGCTCGTCAGCGAACGCGACTCCGGCCGGATCCTGGAGCTCGACGGCGAGGGCACCAGCGGCGAAGTTGGAACCGTCGCCGATGCAGCAGGCAGGGGAGAGGGCGGTTTGCTGGGGATTGCTGTACGGGACGGGTTCCTCTACGCCTACCTGACCGCTGGGGAAGAGAACCGGATTGAACGCCGGGAACTGGTCGGAACAGCCGGATCGCTGCAGCTGGGGCCGCCGGATACGGTACTGGACGGGATTCCCGCCGGTCCAGTCCACAACGGAGGACGCATCGCCTTCGGCCCGGACGGCATGCTCTACGCCACCACGGGCGACGCCGGAAACCGCGCCAGCGCGCAGGACCTGGAATCCGTCTCGGGCAAGATCCTGCGGATGACGCCCGAGGGCGCCGCGCCCGGGGACAATCCCTTCCCCGGCTCGCTCGTGTACAGCTACGGGCACCGCAATCCGCAGGGAATTGCCTGGGACGCCAATGGTGTCCTCTACGCGACCGAATTCGGGCAGGACACCTGGGATGAGCTGAATGTGATTGTTCCCGGCGGAAACTACGGCTGGCCTGAAGCAGAGGGCATCACCGGCGAGGCCGGTTTCACTGACCCGGTGCAGCAGTGGACGCCGGACAATGCGAGCCCCAGCGGGATGGCGGTGTCCAACGGGTACGCCTACATCGCGAACCTGAGGGGCCAGCGCATGCGGCGGGTTCCGCTCAGCGACCCCGGCAGCTCCGCGGAGTACTTCGCCGGAGAGTACGGCCGGCTGCGCGACGTCGTGAATGCACCGGACGGGAGCCTGTGGGTGCTCACCAACAACACTGACGGCCGCGGAAGCCCAGGCCCGGACGATGACCGCATCCTCCGGCTGGAGCCGGAAGGGTGA
- a CDS encoding MerR family transcriptional regulator — MSASQSVRRSTGPERLRGRVLNIGEVLGELSGDFPAISASKIRFLEEKGLVTPQRTAAGYRKYSTADVERLRFVLALQRDQYLPLKVIKDYLDAIDRGERPESLPGGMSLAPRVVSDQLAGELSARAHARTLTFDELVQESGASADLVRSLASYGLIGPADENYDEHALKVAKACAQLEAHGIEPRHLRPFRAAADRELGLVERVVAPVASRRDVASKARAAETAREISDLCLSLHSALVHGQIARMES; from the coding sequence ATGTCAGCATCTCAGTCCGTCAGGCGCAGCACCGGACCCGAACGGCTGCGCGGCAGGGTGCTGAACATCGGTGAAGTACTCGGCGAGCTCAGCGGGGATTTCCCCGCCATCAGCGCGTCCAAGATCCGTTTCCTGGAGGAAAAGGGTCTGGTGACGCCGCAGCGTACGGCGGCCGGCTACCGGAAATACAGCACCGCCGACGTCGAGCGCCTCCGCTTCGTGCTTGCCCTCCAGCGAGACCAGTACCTGCCCCTGAAGGTCATCAAGGATTACCTTGATGCGATCGACCGGGGTGAACGGCCCGAATCCCTCCCCGGCGGGATGTCCTTGGCACCGCGCGTTGTTTCCGACCAGCTGGCCGGAGAGCTGTCGGCCCGAGCACACGCGCGGACACTGACGTTTGACGAACTGGTGCAGGAATCCGGAGCCAGCGCCGACCTGGTGCGGAGTTTGGCCAGCTACGGCCTGATCGGGCCGGCCGATGAGAACTACGACGAGCACGCGCTGAAAGTGGCCAAGGCGTGCGCCCAGCTTGAAGCCCATGGCATCGAGCCGCGGCACCTGCGCCCTTTCCGTGCCGCAGCGGATCGTGAACTGGGCCTGGTGGAACGTGTGGTTGCTCCGGTTGCGTCCCGGCGCGACGTTGCGTCCAAAGCCAGAGCTGCCGAAACCGCACGGGAAATCAGCGACCTGTGCCTGAGCCTGCACAGTGCGCTGGTCCACGGCCAGATCGCGCGGATGGAGTCCTGA
- a CDS encoding FHA domain-containing protein, translated as MAGEQYSAERTGDRREPSSEDTTSISLPPISDSTTVEPKLTPDERAAVAALPAGSALLIAHTGPNAGARFLLDQDVTTAGRHPNADVFLDDVTVSRKHVEFRRTAEGFRVVDAMSLNGTYVNNDRVDSVLLRTGSEVQIGKFRLTFYAARPASAGNQAPAQA; from the coding sequence ATGGCGGGCGAGCAGTACAGCGCCGAACGAACGGGCGACCGACGGGAACCCAGCTCGGAAGACACCACATCCATCAGTCTTCCGCCAATCTCAGACTCCACCACGGTGGAGCCTAAGCTCACCCCGGACGAGCGCGCCGCGGTCGCGGCCCTTCCGGCGGGCTCCGCCCTGCTGATTGCCCACACCGGCCCCAACGCAGGTGCGCGTTTCCTGCTGGACCAAGACGTCACCACTGCAGGACGGCACCCCAACGCGGACGTTTTCCTGGACGACGTGACGGTGTCCCGCAAGCATGTGGAGTTCCGGCGCACTGCGGAAGGATTCCGGGTAGTGGATGCCATGAGCCTGAACGGCACCTATGTCAACAACGACCGCGTGGACAGCGTGCTGCTGCGCACCGGCAGCGAAGTGCAGATCGGCAAGTTCCGCCTGACTTTCTATGCTGCCCGGCCCGCATCTGCAGGAAACCAGGCGCCGGCACAGGCGTAG
- a CDS encoding alpha/beta fold hydrolase, giving the protein MEHQMEILFIHGAGGWEDDQPMAEALYELLGVPVSAPRFPDEDMSAAAWRSEIERQRAALGPELVIVGHSFGASMALQHFSGSRPGNGPGSGPGDPPLGLALLAMPFWGAEGWQAEYALPPEAELPAGLPVWLHHCRDDDVVPFGHLGRHAARLPHARVRGHATGGHQFRDRMTAVADDLTALRPQP; this is encoded by the coding sequence ATGGAGCACCAGATGGAAATCCTCTTTATCCATGGTGCCGGCGGCTGGGAAGATGACCAGCCGATGGCCGAGGCACTGTACGAACTACTGGGAGTACCTGTGTCGGCGCCCCGCTTTCCGGACGAGGACATGTCCGCAGCGGCCTGGCGCAGCGAAATCGAACGGCAACGGGCAGCCCTCGGGCCGGAACTGGTGATCGTAGGCCATTCGTTTGGAGCGTCCATGGCCCTGCAGCACTTCTCGGGCAGCCGGCCGGGCAACGGGCCGGGCAGCGGGCCGGGCGACCCTCCGCTGGGACTCGCCCTCCTGGCCATGCCGTTCTGGGGCGCAGAGGGCTGGCAGGCGGAGTACGCCCTGCCGCCCGAAGCAGAACTGCCGGCGGGCCTGCCGGTCTGGCTGCACCACTGCCGGGACGACGACGTTGTGCCCTTCGGCCACCTCGGGCGCCACGCTGCCCGGCTTCCGCACGCCCGGGTCCGCGGCCATGCGACGGGCGGGCACCAGTTTCGCGACCGGATGACCGCGGTGGCCGATGACCTGACGGCTCTGAGGCCGCAGCCCTGA
- the cmk gene encoding (d)CMP kinase, translated as MSSKIDPAQFRQGKPLVVAIDGPSGSGKSSISREVARRLHAAYLDTGAMYRAVTLSCMEAGIDLTDSVAVEAAAESADIALSVSPNEEWVRVSGRDVTDAIREPSVSSSVSAVATTLGARAELVRRQQQLIRDSGLRIVAEGRDITTVVAPHAEVRILLTASEEARLRRRGIQLGGTQSAAALKEQVLVRDAKDSTVVEFQQAADGVVTIDSSDLDFEETVAAVLDVVYASTH; from the coding sequence GTGAGTTCCAAGATTGATCCGGCCCAGTTCCGGCAGGGCAAGCCGCTGGTGGTGGCCATTGACGGGCCGTCCGGTTCCGGCAAGTCCAGCATCAGCCGCGAGGTGGCCCGCCGGCTGCATGCTGCCTACCTCGACACCGGCGCCATGTACCGCGCCGTGACCCTCTCCTGCATGGAAGCCGGAATCGACCTGACCGATTCGGTGGCCGTGGAAGCGGCTGCCGAAAGCGCCGACATTGCCCTGAGCGTTTCTCCGAACGAGGAATGGGTCCGGGTCAGCGGCCGGGACGTCACCGACGCCATCCGGGAACCCTCTGTCTCCTCTTCGGTCAGCGCCGTGGCCACGACGCTTGGTGCCCGGGCCGAACTGGTCCGCCGGCAGCAGCAGCTGATCCGGGATTCGGGGCTGCGGATTGTGGCCGAAGGCCGCGACATCACCACGGTGGTGGCGCCGCACGCCGAGGTCCGCATCCTGCTCACGGCCAGCGAAGAAGCCCGTCTGCGCCGCCGCGGCATCCAGCTCGGCGGAACGCAGAGCGCCGCCGCCCTGAAGGAACAGGTGCTGGTCCGCGACGCCAAGGACTCCACGGTGGTGGAATTCCAGCAGGCCGCCGACGGCGTTGTCACCATCGATTCCTCCGACCTGGACTTCGAAGAGACCGTTGCCGCGGTGCTCGACGTCGTCTACGCCAGCACCCACTAA
- a CDS encoding prephenate dehydrogenase, with product MAAAADGGTHLSGSVLIIGTGLLGTSIGLGLSARGVDVVLSDISPSTEAVARDIGAGRLLGTVGEGFAPSLVVVAAPPDVTASLAAAALKDWPDAVVVDIASVKSAVLADLRGYDADLSRYVGTHPMAGREKSGPVAARAELFNGMPWVICAPVEAAPEAVRRAEALAYDLGAVVARMSAEEHDASVALTSHLPQVMASLVASRLQETPPQSLALAGNGLRDVTRIAASDPRLWVQILSGNADRLVPILHGVREDLNRLIRTLEDPVADGARLDMAQLIAEGNVGQARIPGKHGGPAQSFVSFTVLVDDTPGQIARLLTEIGEIGVNLEDLRLEHASGRQVGRAEISVLPGRMNDLVSELSARGWKVVQ from the coding sequence ATGGCCGCTGCCGCTGACGGGGGCACCCACCTGTCCGGATCCGTGCTGATCATCGGCACGGGACTGCTGGGCACCAGCATCGGCCTCGGGCTCTCTGCCCGCGGCGTGGATGTGGTGCTCTCGGACATCTCTCCCTCCACAGAGGCGGTGGCCCGCGACATCGGCGCCGGCCGGCTGCTCGGTACCGTGGGCGAAGGCTTTGCGCCTTCGCTGGTGGTGGTTGCCGCACCGCCGGACGTCACCGCGTCCCTCGCGGCGGCCGCGCTCAAGGACTGGCCGGACGCCGTCGTCGTCGACATTGCCAGCGTCAAGTCGGCAGTGCTGGCGGACCTGCGCGGCTACGACGCCGACCTGTCCCGGTACGTGGGCACACACCCGATGGCGGGCCGGGAGAAATCCGGGCCGGTTGCTGCGCGTGCGGAGCTGTTCAACGGCATGCCGTGGGTGATTTGTGCGCCGGTGGAAGCGGCCCCGGAAGCTGTGCGCCGCGCGGAGGCCCTGGCATATGACCTGGGTGCCGTGGTGGCCCGGATGTCCGCGGAGGAGCACGACGCGTCGGTGGCCCTGACCTCTCATCTGCCGCAGGTCATGGCCTCCCTGGTGGCCAGCCGGCTGCAGGAAACCCCGCCGCAGTCCCTGGCCCTGGCCGGGAACGGGTTGCGGGACGTCACCCGGATAGCGGCCAGCGACCCGCGGCTGTGGGTGCAGATCCTCAGCGGCAACGCGGACCGGCTGGTGCCCATCCTGCATGGGGTCCGCGAGGACCTGAACCGGCTGATCCGGACCCTGGAGGATCCGGTGGCGGACGGCGCCCGGCTGGACATGGCCCAGCTGATTGCCGAGGGAAACGTGGGCCAGGCCCGCATTCCCGGCAAGCACGGCGGCCCGGCCCAGTCCTTTGTGTCCTTCACCGTCCTGGTGGATGACACGCCCGGGCAGATCGCCCGGCTGCTCACCGAAATCGGTGAGATCGGCGTGAACCTGGAAGACCTGCGCCTGGAGCATGCCTCCGGACGCCAGGTGGGCCGGGCGGAGATTTCCGTCCTGCCCGGCCGGATGAATGACCTTGTTTCTGAATTAAGCGCCCGCGGGTGGAAGGTAGTGCAGTGA
- a CDS encoding pseudouridine synthase, whose product MTPAPRSGSGRNTPRGGGRSAGGPAGGKTFGGKGGGRGSKPGSSRTGGPRSGSGLKPGEDRANGYRPAPEVRPEKFKSDAVKAFGDSSAKSAPRTGAPKSGGARPGAGKTGAGKFGGPQAGQRKSGDRAFRNERFGQNLGPVRRSTTRRPAAPVISEHHNPEGVRLQKVMASAGVASRRVCEEMIAEGRVEVDGEVVTELGVRVDPATVAIHVDGMRLQLDETQKYYVFNKPRGVISTMEDPEGRPCISDYLKPSSKHERLFHVGRLDNETEGLLLLTNDGELTNRLTHPSFEVPKTYLVQVRGPMGQGVGAQLREGIELEDGFQKVDSFKLVDSTPGHILVEVVLHSGRNRIVRRLFDAVGHPVERLVRTKIGPISLGDQRQGSIRVLGRTEVGHLLASVGL is encoded by the coding sequence ATGACCCCAGCACCCCGTTCCGGATCCGGCCGCAACACCCCCCGCGGCGGCGGACGCAGTGCCGGTGGCCCCGCCGGCGGCAAGACCTTCGGCGGCAAGGGCGGCGGCCGCGGCTCGAAGCCCGGCTCCTCCCGTACCGGCGGACCCCGCTCCGGCTCCGGCCTGAAGCCCGGCGAAGACCGCGCCAACGGCTACCGCCCCGCCCCCGAGGTCCGTCCGGAGAAATTCAAGTCCGACGCCGTGAAGGCCTTCGGCGACAGTTCCGCCAAGTCCGCCCCCCGCACGGGTGCGCCCAAGTCCGGCGGCGCCCGCCCCGGTGCCGGCAAAACCGGTGCCGGAAAGTTCGGCGGCCCGCAGGCCGGCCAGCGCAAGAGCGGGGACCGTGCCTTCCGCAACGAACGCTTCGGCCAGAACCTGGGACCGGTCCGCCGTTCCACCACCCGCCGCCCTGCCGCGCCGGTCATCTCCGAGCACCACAACCCCGAGGGCGTCCGCCTGCAGAAGGTCATGGCCAGTGCCGGCGTCGCCTCCCGCCGCGTGTGCGAGGAAATGATCGCCGAAGGCCGCGTGGAGGTTGACGGCGAGGTTGTCACCGAGCTCGGTGTCCGCGTTGACCCGGCCACCGTCGCCATCCACGTTGACGGCATGCGCCTGCAGCTGGACGAAACCCAGAAGTACTACGTGTTCAACAAGCCGCGCGGCGTTATCTCCACCATGGAGGACCCCGAAGGCCGTCCGTGCATCAGCGACTACCTCAAGCCCTCCAGCAAGCACGAACGCCTGTTCCACGTGGGACGCCTCGACAACGAGACTGAGGGCCTGCTGCTGCTGACCAACGACGGCGAGCTGACCAACCGGCTCACCCACCCCTCCTTCGAAGTGCCCAAGACCTACCTGGTCCAGGTCCGCGGACCCATGGGCCAGGGCGTCGGCGCGCAGCTGCGCGAGGGCATTGAGCTGGAAGACGGCTTCCAGAAGGTCGACTCCTTCAAGCTGGTGGACTCCACCCCCGGACACATCCTGGTGGAGGTCGTCCTGCACTCAGGCCGCAACCGTATTGTCCGCCGCCTGTTCGACGCCGTCGGGCACCCGGTGGAGCGCCTGGTCCGCACCAAGATCGGCCCGATCAGCCTGGGTGACCAGCGCCAGGGCAGCATCCGCGTCCTCGGCCGCACCGAGGTGGGACACCTCCTCGCTTCCGTAGGACTGTAG